Proteins encoded within one genomic window of Enterococcus haemoperoxidus ATCC BAA-382:
- a CDS encoding family 20 glycosylhydrolase, whose protein sequence is MDANKTSFVSEMNEVRVFLVEAFVGEKERITHLYMQLLEKQICFIDKPELATIIVKNSSELNDTFVIEVAETIMISADSSLTAFRGMMYLAQQIKAGSEIKSGKFREVLTERIVMLDIGRKYFSLSKLRQILEQMALYGFNFLQVHFSENTGFRIESEKYPELVSENFLTKKEIKALIRYAAYLSIEIIPDIDTPGHMEQLLKTHPQWQLTIKKPQEEITNIPSALAITNEEAVAFALSLYDEYMALFTDSRYFHIGADEFIDFDQIELYPSLADGGITKFESYVNTVAKFVKARGFVPRVWNDAFFRNGKTSTLTKAVEITYWTKWQKEMAPIQTFLDAGYSVVNFNDNYLYYVLGENAGYTYPTVEKLKYLWQPNLFSSEQQVPLQNQKQVKGAALAVWCDKPEAKTEKEIIEELTKLMEGFSFHFHKID, encoded by the coding sequence ATGGACGCGAATAAGACCTCATTTGTGTCTGAGATGAACGAAGTCCGTGTTTTTCTAGTGGAAGCTTTTGTTGGCGAAAAAGAAAGGATAACGCATTTATACATGCAGTTGTTAGAGAAACAAATTTGTTTTATCGATAAACCAGAACTAGCGACTATTATTGTAAAAAATTCATCAGAGCTAAACGATACATTTGTGATCGAGGTAGCTGAAACAATCATGATTTCAGCTGATAGTTCGTTGACTGCTTTTCGAGGGATGATGTATTTAGCGCAGCAAATAAAAGCAGGAAGTGAAATTAAATCCGGTAAATTCCGTGAGGTTTTAACTGAGCGAATCGTTATGTTGGATATCGGTAGAAAATATTTTTCCCTTTCAAAATTACGCCAAATTTTGGAGCAAATGGCCTTGTATGGTTTTAACTTTTTACAGGTACATTTTTCCGAGAATACAGGATTTCGGATTGAATCAGAAAAGTATCCTGAACTTGTTTCAGAAAATTTTCTGACAAAAAAAGAAATAAAAGCCTTGATCCGTTATGCTGCCTACTTATCGATCGAGATTATTCCAGATATTGATACACCTGGGCATATGGAACAGCTATTGAAGACGCACCCGCAGTGGCAACTAACAATAAAAAAGCCGCAGGAGGAAATAACCAACATTCCTTCCGCATTAGCTATTACAAACGAAGAGGCTGTAGCATTTGCGTTGTCACTATATGATGAATACATGGCACTTTTTACTGATAGCCGTTATTTTCATATCGGTGCAGATGAGTTTATTGATTTTGATCAAATTGAACTGTATCCAAGCTTAGCTGATGGGGGTATAACAAAATTTGAATCTTACGTCAATACAGTTGCAAAATTTGTCAAAGCGCGTGGCTTTGTGCCTAGAGTTTGGAATGATGCATTTTTCAGAAATGGTAAAACCTCCACTTTAACGAAAGCTGTTGAGATTACTTATTGGACGAAATGGCAAAAAGAAATGGCTCCAATCCAAACATTTTTGGATGCAGGGTATTCAGTCGTCAATTTCAATGACAATTATCTTTATTATGTATTAGGGGAAAATGCTGGCTATACGTATCCTACTGTGGAAAAACTAAAATATCTATGGCAGCCAAACCTGTTTTCTTCAGAACAACAAGTTCCGCTACAGAATCAAAAACAAGTAAAAGGTGCAGCTTTAGCGGTATGGTGCGATAAACCAGAAGCAAAAACTGAAAAAGAAATCATAGAAGAGCTTACAAAATTAATGGAAGGATTTTCTTTTCATTTTCATAAAATCGACTAA
- the add gene encoding adenosine deaminase has protein sequence MKREHVKNLPKIELHCHLDGSIRPETLRKIADQQGISLPVDNKKLKELLVAPIDCQDLNDYLERFDLVLTCLQTEEALKTAAIDVISQAAEENIQYIEVRFAPSLHTEKGLSLPKIITAVLAGLEYGQQQFGVKSNALLCGMRHEELADIEKVVRLAEEFKTNGIVGFDLAGNEIDFPPYTFEETLNLVDHLNIPLTLHAGECGCGKNVADAIHLGAKRIGHGIALKDTPEYFSLLQEKDTLIEMCPTSNFQTKTVTHLADYPFKTFLDNGIKICINTDNRTVSDTTLTDEFMKLHEWYGITYADMEQLNHNAVAGAFISENEKQILHEQLTNNY, from the coding sequence GTGAAACGTGAACATGTTAAAAATCTACCTAAAATCGAGCTGCATTGCCATTTAGATGGATCGATTCGACCTGAAACTTTACGAAAGATAGCAGATCAGCAAGGCATTTCTCTACCTGTAGATAATAAAAAATTAAAAGAGTTGTTAGTCGCACCTATTGATTGCCAAGATTTAAATGACTATCTAGAACGGTTTGATTTAGTTTTAACTTGTCTGCAAACAGAAGAAGCATTAAAAACAGCTGCAATCGATGTTATCAGTCAAGCAGCAGAGGAAAATATCCAATATATCGAAGTCCGATTTGCCCCATCTCTCCACACTGAAAAAGGACTCTCTTTACCTAAAATAATTACAGCAGTTTTAGCAGGGCTCGAATATGGTCAACAACAATTTGGTGTAAAAAGTAACGCCTTATTGTGCGGCATGCGCCACGAAGAATTAGCCGATATCGAAAAAGTTGTTCGCTTAGCTGAAGAATTTAAGACAAACGGTATCGTTGGTTTCGACCTTGCTGGAAATGAAATAGATTTTCCACCCTATACCTTCGAAGAAACCTTAAATTTAGTCGATCACTTAAATATTCCATTAACACTTCACGCTGGCGAATGTGGTTGCGGGAAAAATGTTGCGGATGCTATTCATCTAGGTGCCAAACGAATTGGACACGGTATTGCGTTGAAAGACACACCAGAATACTTTTCATTGTTGCAGGAAAAAGATACCTTAATCGAAATGTGCCCTACGAGCAACTTCCAAACCAAAACCGTCACTCACTTAGCAGATTATCCTTTCAAAACATTCTTGGATAACGGTATCAAGATTTGCATCAACACAGATAATCGAACTGTCTCTGATACAACATTAACAGATGAGTTTATGAAACTTCACGAATGGTATGGCATTACTTATGCCGATATGGAACAATTGAATCACAACGCAGTCGCGGGTGCTTTCATCTCTGAAAATGAAAAACAAATCCTTCACGAACAGTTAACGAATAATTATTGA
- a CDS encoding LacI family DNA-binding transcriptional regulator — MKLTIKEIADMAGVSVTTVSQIINDKGSRFSEKTRNKVLAVVEEYDYKPDYFASNIITRHSKTIGMVVPDVTDFFFAKVIEGVETYLNSLGYMILLCNSKHDEDKATQYVTELVHRSVDGIIFATPNVLPVDHILRNKNKRKVPVILVDRGINPRENGRLIVKEYEGAYQAVCSLIEQGHRHIAMLKENDGYYQLTERVTAYQHALKDNGIPVREEYMSSGDLNLGGGYIAAKNVLKNSEITAIFCGNDEMAMGAYQAIEEDGKKIPDDISVIGFDGLEISEYLVPGLTTVYQPSFDIGFYAAQFLVEAINDPEKKMPNKIFDTTFILRNSTKSIDN, encoded by the coding sequence ATGAAATTGACGATTAAAGAAATTGCAGATATGGCAGGTGTATCGGTCACGACGGTGTCACAGATCATCAATGACAAAGGCAGCCGTTTTAGTGAAAAAACAAGAAATAAGGTTCTAGCTGTGGTAGAAGAATATGATTACAAGCCAGATTATTTTGCTTCAAACATCATCACTCGCCATTCAAAAACAATTGGTATGGTCGTGCCTGATGTAACCGATTTTTTCTTTGCTAAAGTAATCGAGGGTGTAGAAACGTATTTGAATTCATTGGGCTACATGATTTTATTGTGTAATTCAAAGCACGATGAAGATAAGGCGACGCAGTACGTTACTGAACTGGTGCATCGTTCAGTTGATGGAATCATTTTTGCGACGCCTAATGTTTTGCCGGTGGATCATATTTTGCGGAATAAGAACAAACGTAAAGTTCCGGTGATTTTGGTCGATCGTGGTATCAATCCTCGAGAAAACGGCCGTTTGATTGTAAAAGAATATGAAGGTGCCTATCAAGCGGTATGTTCGTTGATTGAACAAGGGCATCGGCATATTGCTATGCTGAAAGAAAATGATGGTTACTATCAGCTGACAGAACGGGTAACCGCGTATCAGCATGCGCTAAAGGATAATGGTATTCCAGTAAGAGAGGAATACATGAGCAGTGGAGATTTGAATTTAGGTGGTGGTTATATTGCGGCCAAAAACGTATTGAAAAATTCAGAAATTACAGCTATTTTTTGTGGAAATGATGAAATGGCAATGGGTGCTTATCAGGCGATTGAAGAGGATGGAAAAAAGATTCCAGATGATATTTCGGTTATCGGATTCGATGGGTTAGAAATTTCAGAATACTTGGTGCCAGGGTTAACTACAGTTTATCAACCTAGTTTTGATATTGGCTTTTATGCAGCGCAATTTTTGGTAGAAGCAATCAATGACCCAGAGAAAAAAATGCCAAATAAAATATTTGATACAACATTTATTTTAAGAAATAGCACGAAATCGATTGACAATTAG
- a CDS encoding endo-beta-N-acetylglucosaminidase, with translation MKRKTLKSMFCLSSAALALTIGANVMFVANGYAESTEVSQETTIPLFDQVPESTALFPETLLKWTPKNDPDAPFNVSNVPLATRVKGKKMNADQSTEAKVLSIAIVNRHTKGTPSQGGTDKAVYNFTNWQYVDTLVAWAGSSGEGIIVPPSGDVTDSAHRNGVPVVGTVFFPPEAYGGKAEWVAQFVQKDQNGNFPMADKLLEMSAAYGFDGWFINQETNVDAQTASAMKEFMSYLQVRKPRNQQVIWYDSMLPNGHVDWQGALNEQNQGYFQEGEKRVSDKMFIDFRWQGLASSREKATQLKRDPYDLFAGIDVQANGVNSRRKPSSILDGNGQPLVSLGLYCPDWTLRDGGQYDIERYWENEKLLWINPQGDPRNVESPKNEWQGVSRYYVEKTPVTSFPFLTNFNVGNGDAFYLNGTKAKEGTFNNRSVQDVLPTYRWVIDNEEGNQLEAAISYEDAFNGGSSIKLSGAMTAEQQTFIKLYASQLKVNASDTATVVTKGADEASLVLELKGKEQPLTIQGQQQALANGWVQTTYSLKPANDQTVTAVGLNVKKTESGPTTIYLGQLKLGKEKKTPVSTVSNLVFSGKTVVDDLTESIRMSWQTKGENTASYRIYREVGGQLQFEGETANHSYTLLNQERKGENTSYRVIPVDHYGREEQNKGTSAIYTFETLKKPEIAVNASSTLIPAGDTITLSATVSKSTETVNWEVMGATPQTASGKEVTFSFTKSGVYTVKATAVNASGETAVIKENYLHVYDPSAGITIENLSTLPTTTATQGSGYTNDRESYRFALDGDVTTKWCDNANDKPWMIADLGAVKTISGFTLFHAEAGGESPEWNTRDYDISVSRDGNNWTTVVQHRGNTSDSSRDAISLVESRYVKLSLEKAEQNGKTARIYDWQIIGVNQTGIVNGVGRN, from the coding sequence TTGAAAAGAAAAACTTTGAAAAGTATGTTTTGTTTATCGAGCGCTGCGCTTGCTTTGACGATTGGAGCAAATGTGATGTTCGTAGCAAATGGTTACGCAGAGTCAACTGAAGTGAGTCAGGAAACAACTATCCCGTTGTTTGATCAAGTACCAGAATCTACAGCTTTATTTCCTGAAACCTTACTAAAATGGACGCCCAAAAATGACCCGGATGCGCCGTTTAATGTATCTAACGTTCCTTTAGCCACTAGAGTGAAAGGGAAGAAAATGAATGCCGATCAAAGTACAGAGGCCAAAGTATTGTCGATTGCAATCGTAAATCGACATACCAAAGGAACGCCCTCTCAAGGCGGGACAGATAAAGCTGTCTATAATTTTACCAACTGGCAATATGTAGATACTTTGGTGGCTTGGGCAGGCTCTTCTGGCGAAGGAATCATCGTTCCACCAAGTGGTGATGTCACTGATTCGGCGCATCGAAATGGCGTGCCAGTCGTAGGGACAGTTTTCTTTCCGCCAGAAGCATATGGTGGAAAAGCGGAATGGGTAGCGCAATTTGTGCAAAAAGATCAAAACGGCAATTTCCCAATGGCGGATAAACTACTTGAAATGTCCGCTGCCTATGGGTTTGATGGCTGGTTTATCAATCAAGAAACCAATGTTGATGCACAAACTGCCAGCGCAATGAAAGAATTCATGAGCTATTTACAGGTACGTAAACCTAGAAATCAGCAAGTTATTTGGTATGACTCTATGCTTCCAAATGGCCATGTCGACTGGCAAGGAGCGTTGAATGAGCAAAACCAAGGGTATTTCCAAGAAGGGGAAAAACGTGTTTCCGATAAGATGTTTATTGATTTTCGTTGGCAAGGTCTCGCTTCATCTAGGGAAAAAGCAACTCAGTTGAAACGAGATCCGTATGATTTGTTTGCTGGAATCGATGTTCAAGCAAACGGTGTAAATAGCCGCCGGAAGCCAAGTAGTATCTTAGATGGAAATGGTCAGCCACTGGTGTCTTTAGGTCTCTACTGTCCGGATTGGACGTTACGAGATGGTGGTCAATACGATATTGAACGTTATTGGGAAAATGAAAAATTACTTTGGATAAATCCTCAAGGTGACCCTCGTAATGTAGAAAGTCCGAAAAACGAGTGGCAAGGTGTTTCCCGTTATTATGTAGAAAAAACGCCTGTAACAAGTTTCCCTTTTTTAACGAATTTTAATGTGGGGAATGGAGATGCTTTTTATCTAAATGGAACCAAAGCAAAAGAAGGAACCTTTAATAATCGTAGTGTTCAAGATGTTTTACCGACGTATCGTTGGGTCATTGATAATGAAGAAGGTAATCAACTTGAAGCAGCAATAAGCTATGAAGACGCATTTAATGGCGGTTCATCGATTAAGTTATCTGGAGCGATGACAGCGGAACAACAAACCTTTATTAAATTATACGCTTCTCAATTAAAAGTTAACGCATCAGATACAGCAACAGTAGTGACGAAAGGAGCCGATGAAGCTTCTTTAGTCCTAGAGCTAAAAGGAAAGGAACAACCTTTAACCATTCAAGGACAACAACAAGCTTTAGCGAATGGCTGGGTACAAACGACTTATTCATTAAAACCTGCAAACGATCAAACTGTGACAGCAGTTGGGCTGAATGTGAAAAAGACGGAGAGTGGTCCTACAACGATTTATTTAGGGCAATTAAAACTTGGCAAAGAAAAGAAAACACCAGTCAGTACTGTTAGTAATCTTGTTTTTTCTGGAAAAACAGTAGTAGATGATTTAACTGAAAGTATTCGAATGAGTTGGCAGACTAAAGGCGAAAATACTGCTTCTTACCGCATTTATCGGGAAGTTGGGGGGCAACTGCAATTTGAAGGTGAAACAGCCAATCATTCTTATACCCTATTAAATCAAGAGCGAAAAGGGGAAAATACTAGCTATCGGGTGATTCCAGTTGACCATTATGGCCGAGAAGAACAAAATAAAGGCACTTCAGCGATTTATACATTTGAAACATTGAAAAAACCGGAGATAGCAGTCAATGCTAGCAGCACACTGATTCCAGCAGGGGACACGATCACCTTATCTGCGACTGTTTCAAAATCTACGGAAACCGTCAATTGGGAAGTGATGGGCGCAACACCGCAAACCGCATCAGGCAAAGAAGTCACATTTTCTTTTACTAAATCAGGTGTTTATACAGTAAAAGCTACAGCAGTGAATGCTTCTGGCGAGACGGCAGTTATTAAAGAAAACTATCTACATGTTTATGATCCAAGTGCTGGCATCACAATAGAAAATCTCTCTACGCTACCAACTACAACAGCTACTCAAGGTTCCGGTTATACGAATGACCGTGAAAGTTATCGCTTTGCACTGGATGGTGATGTAACTACGAAGTGGTGTGATAATGCAAACGATAAACCATGGATGATAGCAGATCTAGGCGCAGTCAAAACTATTTCTGGTTTTACGTTATTTCATGCTGAAGCAGGTGGTGAAAGTCCGGAATGGAATACCAGAGATTATGATATTTCCGTAAGCCGTGATGGAAATAATTGGACAACCGTTGTTCAGCATCGAGGCAATACTTCAGATAGTAGTCGGGATGCCATTAGTTTAGTTGAATCTAGATATGTCAAACTTTCGTTAGAAAAAGCGGAACAAAATGGAAAAACGGCTAGAATTTATGATTGGCAGATTATTGGAGTAAATCAAACGGGAATCGTTAATGGTGTGGGACGAAACTAA
- a CDS encoding AmiS/UreI family transporter: protein MLGVGLLFVAITLISNGYCGLAGVDKKSTGLINLMTGSLSFMINTIYLFRGAYYDAGTGYLFAFTYLMVGLIYIFDLDMRIYGIFAFFVAVNTIPAAYISYTVDGDWRFALIWLSWGILWLTGFIEYVLKKEIGKPVLYYAIFEGVVTCWIPGFLMLTNNW from the coding sequence GTGTTAGGAGTAGGACTATTATTTGTAGCAATCACACTGATCAGCAATGGCTATTGTGGGTTAGCTGGTGTAGACAAAAAATCGACAGGCTTGATCAACTTGATGACAGGAAGTTTATCTTTTATGATCAACACGATTTATTTATTTAGAGGTGCCTATTATGATGCAGGAACAGGTTATTTATTTGCGTTTACTTATTTGATGGTTGGTCTGATTTATATCTTTGATTTAGATATGCGTATTTATGGAATATTTGCTTTTTTTGTGGCAGTAAATACGATTCCAGCAGCCTATATATCCTATACAGTCGATGGTGACTGGCGTTTTGCCTTGATCTGGTTATCATGGGGGATTTTATGGCTGACAGGTTTCATTGAGTATGTGTTGAAAAAGGAAATTGGCAAACCTGTGTTGTATTATGCGATTTTTGAAGGAGTTGTCACATGTTGGATTCCAGGATTTTTAATGTTAACAAATAACTGGTAA
- a CDS encoding pyrimidine-nucleoside phosphorylase, whose amino-acid sequence MRMVDLIEKKRDGLVLTDEEIQFIVSGYTKGDIPDYQMSAFLMTVFYKDMTDEEITTLTLAMANSGEMIDLSSIKGIKVDKHSTGGVGDTTTLILAPLVASVGASVAKMSGRGLGYTGGTLDKLEAIPGFHVEIPDEEFIRLVNESHVAVIGQSGELAPADKKLYALRDVTATVNSIPLIASSIMSKKIAAGADAIVLDVTTGEGAFMKNIDEARRLAQTMVRIGHLANRQTMAVISDMSQPLGEAIGNSLEVVEAIETLQGKGPEDLMEMCYILGSQMVVLAKKADTLDEARAMLKEALESGKALDKFREMIRNQGGDDSIIDHPDRLLTAKYQIELPAKTAGVVQKIVANEIGIAAMLLGAGRATKEDSVDHAVGIKLHKKVGMPVESGESLLTIYANSESIENVKELLYKNIEIGSSGTEPELIHDIITA is encoded by the coding sequence ATGAGAATGGTAGATTTGATCGAGAAAAAACGTGATGGACTGGTTTTAACAGATGAAGAGATTCAATTCATTGTTTCCGGCTATACCAAAGGGGATATTCCGGATTATCAGATGAGCGCATTTTTAATGACTGTTTTTTACAAAGATATGACGGATGAAGAAATTACAACACTGACATTGGCTATGGCTAATTCAGGTGAGATGATTGATCTTTCATCGATCAAAGGAATAAAGGTCGATAAGCATTCTACTGGCGGTGTTGGTGATACCACAACGTTGATTTTAGCACCACTTGTTGCAAGTGTTGGTGCTAGTGTAGCCAAAATGTCTGGCAGAGGACTTGGATATACCGGTGGGACTCTTGATAAGTTAGAAGCGATTCCTGGATTTCATGTAGAGATACCGGATGAAGAATTTATTCGATTGGTAAATGAAAGCCATGTAGCAGTCATCGGCCAATCTGGTGAGTTAGCACCAGCCGATAAAAAATTGTATGCATTGCGTGACGTTACTGCAACAGTCAATTCGATTCCGTTGATTGCAAGTTCCATCATGAGTAAAAAAATTGCAGCTGGAGCTGATGCGATCGTTTTGGATGTAACGACAGGTGAAGGTGCTTTTATGAAAAACATTGATGAAGCACGCCGCTTAGCTCAAACAATGGTTCGAATCGGACACTTAGCCAACCGTCAGACAATGGCAGTGATTTCGGATATGTCCCAACCGTTAGGTGAAGCAATTGGCAATAGCTTAGAAGTTGTTGAAGCAATTGAGACACTTCAAGGAAAAGGACCGGAAGATCTAATGGAAATGTGTTATATCTTAGGAAGTCAAATGGTTGTTTTAGCTAAAAAAGCTGATACATTAGACGAAGCGCGTGCGATGTTAAAAGAGGCGCTAGAATCAGGGAAAGCCTTGGATAAATTCCGTGAGATGATTCGCAATCAAGGGGGAGATGATAGTATCATCGATCACCCAGATCGTTTATTAACAGCCAAATATCAAATAGAGTTACCAGCAAAAACAGCTGGAGTTGTACAAAAAATCGTTGCAAATGAAATCGGTATCGCCGCAATGCTTTTAGGTGCAGGACGAGCGACGAAAGAAGATTCAGTCGACCATGCTGTAGGCATCAAGCTTCATAAAAAAGTCGGTATGCCAGTTGAATCAGGAGAATCGTTGCTGACTATTTATGCCAATTCAGAATCAATTGAGAACGTAAAAGAACTTTTATATAAAAATATCGAAATCGGCAGTTCTGGCACTGAACCTGAGCTGATTCATGATATAATAACAGCATAA
- a CDS encoding ROK family protein — MTYYGSIEAGGTKFVCAVADEELNIIERISLPTTLPEATLEQVFAFFDAYDLKALGIGSFGPIDVNRKSSTYGYITSTPKPGWTNVNLLGALKERYDIPLAWTTDVNAAAYGEMHLGAGKETQSCIYLTVGTGVGGGAVVNGTVLQGFSHPEMGHISVQRYPNDTLESTCPYHDHCLEGLAAGPALEKRTGIKGQQLESGHDVWAVEAFYLAQALMNYTLVLSPEKIILGGGVMKQTHLLPKIRASLVQQLGGYVALPVLEEYIVGCDLGDNSGTMGCLLLAKEQCA; from the coding sequence ATGACTTATTATGGATCAATTGAAGCAGGCGGTACAAAATTCGTTTGCGCTGTCGCAGATGAAGAGCTGAATATCATTGAACGAATCAGTTTGCCGACGACATTGCCAGAAGCGACATTAGAACAAGTTTTTGCCTTTTTTGATGCCTATGACTTAAAAGCTTTAGGGATAGGTTCGTTTGGACCAATCGATGTGAATCGCAAATCAAGTACGTACGGTTATATTACCTCTACACCAAAACCAGGTTGGACAAATGTAAATCTTTTGGGTGCGTTAAAAGAACGTTATGATATTCCGCTAGCTTGGACGACAGATGTTAATGCAGCAGCGTACGGCGAGATGCATTTGGGAGCCGGAAAAGAAACGCAAAGTTGTATCTATTTGACTGTTGGTACAGGCGTGGGTGGCGGTGCGGTAGTCAACGGAACCGTCCTGCAAGGATTTAGTCATCCTGAGATGGGACATATTTCTGTGCAGCGATACCCAAATGATACATTGGAAAGTACTTGTCCTTATCATGATCATTGTCTAGAAGGGCTTGCTGCAGGACCTGCTTTGGAAAAAAGAACAGGAATCAAAGGGCAACAGTTGGAGTCAGGTCATGATGTTTGGGCGGTGGAAGCTTTTTATTTGGCGCAAGCATTGATGAATTATACGTTAGTTCTTTCTCCTGAAAAAATTATTTTAGGTGGAGGCGTGATGAAACAAACCCATCTTCTACCGAAAATTAGAGCATCTTTAGTACAGCAACTAGGCGGTTATGTGGCGTTGCCTGTTTTAGAAGAGTATATTGTCGGCTGTGATTTAGGCGATAATAGTGGAACGATGGGTTGTTTGTTATTGGCGAAGGAACAGTGTGCATAG